One window from the genome of Candidatus Binataceae bacterium encodes:
- a CDS encoding zinc ribbon domain-containing protein, which translates to MPIYEYRCTDCESTFEAFVRPGHDDAECPSCHGDHLSREMSVFASRSNGDGAAAISSAIAQNGGSRMGGGGCCGGGCGCH; encoded by the coding sequence ATGCCGATCTACGAATATCGATGCACCGACTGTGAGAGCACCTTCGAGGCGTTCGTGCGCCCCGGTCACGACGACGCGGAATGCCCGTCGTGTCACGGCGATCACCTGTCGCGCGAGATGTCGGTGTTCGCGTCGCGCAGCAACGGCGATGGCGCCGCCGCGATCTCAAGTGCGATCGCGCAGAACGGCGGCTCGCGCATGGGCGGGGGCGGATGTTGCGGGGGCGGATGCGGCTGCCACTAG
- the mce gene encoding methylmalonyl-CoA epimerase, translating to MLKKIHHVGVVVPDLEQGLKFWRDTLGLHFTKSATIEEQGVKAALLKVGESEIELLEPINPDNGVGRFLAKRGGGLHHVCFETEDVARELDGARAKGIQLIDQNPRHGLAGLICFLHPKATRGVLVEYAQPLDE from the coding sequence GTGGTGCCAGACCTTGAGCAAGGGCTCAAGTTCTGGCGCGACACGCTCGGTCTTCATTTCACCAAGAGCGCGACCATCGAAGAGCAGGGCGTCAAAGCCGCGTTGCTCAAGGTCGGCGAGAGCGAGATCGAGCTGCTCGAGCCGATCAACCCTGACAATGGCGTCGGTAGGTTCCTCGCCAAGCGTGGCGGCGGACTCCATCACGTATGCTTTGAGACTGAGGATGTCGCCAGGGAACTCGACGGCGCGCGCGCCAAGGGTATCCAGTTAATCGATCAGAATCCGCGCCATGGTCTCGCCGGCCTCATCTGCTTTCTTCATCCCAAGGCGACGCGCGGCGTGCTGGTCGAATACGCGCAGCCACTGGACGAGTAG